Proteins from one Daphnia pulicaria isolate SC F1-1A chromosome 3, SC_F0-13Bv2, whole genome shotgun sequence genomic window:
- the LOC124329033 gene encoding protein peanut-like isoform X3, producing the protein MMSEQAAMMSSSDGVGGVVGSGAAAAAAASRRERLRRPLPNPPEPNRGSAAQSTAAAAAAAAGVRGVVASRLAAMASAGSPISSVTSSSSSSSAAISSTSTFAGGTTTTTSATTNGDNNLPHKLTTSYSVDSNSRIPSYRLSSLDRLAQRQRLFETTTATSVQPNGLPTTAHPPSTSSSSSSTSSFTSATNVAIGESLALQSKREMFFKSDTLPAGAGLSSSATASTANNATPASSATGAQQPVGNIASLKESLLANKENHTTATTTTGGPQTSSSSATLTGSISNNSSHGSVPGLASTGSKVEALKRELTDDSSSSSSSTSNRVILRDRLAEKGPAPSPPVINKTREVDYVGFANLPNQVYRRAVKKGFEFTLMVVGESGLGKSTLINSMFLADIYSPEYPGPSHRIKKTVQVEQCQALLKENGVNLTLTVVDTPGFGDAVDNSNCWQPIVDYIESKYEEYLNAESRVQRQPMRDHRVHVCLYFIQPSGHGLKPLDIEFMKRLHDKVNIIPVLAKADTMTPDECTYFKKQVLNEIAQHKIKIYEFPDVDDEELRKSQRALRERVPFAVVGSNTVVEVDGRKIRGRRYPWGVVEVENMEHCDFIALRNMLIRTHMTDLKEVTNNVHYENFRCRKLAGVGVTASDGTLGKSNRISNNACSPWIMSPFMMVW; encoded by the exons atgatgagtgaACAAGCGGcgatgatgagtagtagtgaTGGCGTTGGTGGAGTTGTCGGTAGTGGTGCAgctgcagcggcggcggcttcGAGACGGGAACGACTGCGCCGTCCTTTGCCCAATCCGCCGGAACCGAACCGCGGTTCAGCGGCTCAGTCAACAGCGgcagctgctgccgctgcggCCGGCGTCCGCGGCGTCGTAGCCAGTCGTCTGGCGGCCATGGCCTCGGCTGGATCTCCAATTAGTTCGGTGACATCATCCTCGTCCTCCTCATCAGCCGCAATTTCGTCGACTTCCACTTTTGCTGGAgggaccacaacaacaacgtcgGCGACAACCAATGGCGACAACAACCTCCCGCACAAGTTGACCACATCCTACAGTGTCGATTCCAATTCGCGCATACCCAGTTATCGATTATCCAGTCTGGATCGGCTGGCCCAGCGTCAGCGTTTGTTTGAAACCACGACCGCCACTTCGGTCCAGCCCAACGGATTGCCCACCACCGCTCATCCTCCTTCAACTTCTTCCTCGTCCTCTTCGACTTCTTCTTTCACATCCGCCACTAATGTGGCCATTGGAGAGTCACTCGCC TTACAAAGTAAGCGTGAAATGTTCTTCAAGAGCGATACGCTGCCAGCGGGTGCTGGTTTGAGCAGCTCTGCCACGGCCTCGACAGCCAATAATGCCACGCCCGCTTCTTCAGCAACTGGTGCTCAACAGCCGGTGGGCAACATTGCTTCGCTCAAGGAGAGTTTATTGGCCAACAAGGAGAATCACACGactgcgacgacgacgacgggtgGACCGCAGACGTCATCTTCCTCGGCAACCTTGACTGGCAGCATTAGTAATAACAGCAGCCATGGCAGTGTGCCCGGTTTGGCCAGCACCGGAAGCAAG GTGGAGGCGTTGAAGCGGGAATTGACGGATGATAGTAGCAGTAGTAGCAGTAGCACCAGCAACCGGGTTATATTACGTGACCGACTGGCTGAGAAAGGTCCGGCACCCAGTCCGCCAGTCATCAATAAGACACGCGAAGTGGATTACGTCGGCTTTGCCAA tcTTCCCAACCAGGTGTACCGAAGAGCTGtcaaaaaaggatttgaatTCACCTTAATGGTTGTCGGCGAGTCGGGACTGGGCAAGTCGACGCTCATCAACTCCATGTTTTTGGCCGACATTTACTCGCCGGAATACCCTGGCCCGTCGCACCGCATCAAAAAGACGGTCCAA GTGGAACAGTGCCAAGCTCTTTTGAAAGAGAACGGAGTCAATTTGACACTGACCGTAGTCGACACGCCCGGATTCGGTGACGCGGTAGACAACAGCAACTG TTGGCAGCCGATCGTCGACTACATTGAATCCAAATATGAAGAGTACCTGAACGCCGAATCCAGGGTGCAGCGCCAACCCATGCGCGACCACCGTGTTCACGTCTGCCTGTATTTCATCCAGCCGTCGGGTCACGGTCTCAAACCGTTGGACATTGAATTTATGAAGCGACTCCACGATAAAGTCAATATCATCCCCGTCTTGGCCAAGGCCGACACCATGACGCCAGATGAGTGCACCTACTTCAAAAAACAG GTTCTCAATGAAATTGCTCAGCACAAGATCAAGATTTACGAGTTTCCAGACGTTGATGACGAGGAATTGCGCAAATCTCAACGCGCCCTGCGAGAACGAGTGCCGTTTGCCGTGGTCGGCTCCAATACAGTTGTCGAAGTGGACGGGCGGAAGATTCGTGGACGGCGTTATCCATGGGGTGTCGTCGAAG TGGAAAATATGGAACATTGCGATTTCATCGCTCTACGAAACATGTTGATCCGGACCCACATGACTGATTTGAAAGAAGTGACAAATAATGTCCACTACGAAAACTTCCGCTGTAGGAAACTGGCTGGAGTGGGAGTGACGGCCAGTGACGGAACGCTGGGCAAATCTAATCGGATCTCCAACAA TGCATGCTCTCCTTGGATAATGAGCCCATTTATGATGGTTTGGTAA
- the LOC124329033 gene encoding septin-7-like isoform X1 produces the protein MMSEQAAMMSSSDGVGGVVGSGAAAAAAASRRERLRRPLPNPPEPNRGSAAQSTAAAAAAAAGVRGVVASRLAAMASAGSPISSVTSSSSSSSAAISSTSTFAGGTTTTTSATTNGDNNLPHKLTTSYSVDSNSRIPSYRLSSLDRLAQRQRLFETTTATSVQPNGLPTTAHPPSTSSSSSSTSSFTSATNVAIGESLALQSKREMFFKSDTLPAGAGLSSSATASTANNATPASSATGAQQPVGNIASLKESLLANKENHTTATTTTGGPQTSSSSATLTGSISNNSSHGSVPGLASTGSKVEALKRELTDDSSSSSSSTSNRVILRDRLAEKGPAPSPPVINKTREVDYVGFANLPNQVYRRAVKKGFEFTLMVVGESGLGKSTLINSMFLADIYSPEYPGPSHRIKKTVQVEQCQALLKENGVNLTLTVVDTPGFGDAVDNSNCWQPIVDYIESKYEEYLNAESRVQRQPMRDHRVHVCLYFIQPSGHGLKPLDIEFMKRLHDKVNIIPVLAKADTMTPDECTYFKKQVLNEIAQHKIKIYEFPDVDDEELRKSQRALRERVPFAVVGSNTVVEVDGRKIRGRRYPWGVVEVENMEHCDFIALRNMLIRTHMTDLKEVTNNVHYENFRCRKLAGVGVTASDGTLGKSNRISNKNPLAQMEEERRDHEAKMKKMEQEMEQVFEMKVKEKTQKLKDSETDLQRRHEQTLRSLEAQKQELEEKRKAFENEKLAWENASGLTLEEMRRRSLEANSREGLTVADEPKRSISGAANRFKRSLSLRTASKPETYSQHQPAANQECKQQ, from the exons atgatgagtgaACAAGCGGcgatgatgagtagtagtgaTGGCGTTGGTGGAGTTGTCGGTAGTGGTGCAgctgcagcggcggcggcttcGAGACGGGAACGACTGCGCCGTCCTTTGCCCAATCCGCCGGAACCGAACCGCGGTTCAGCGGCTCAGTCAACAGCGgcagctgctgccgctgcggCCGGCGTCCGCGGCGTCGTAGCCAGTCGTCTGGCGGCCATGGCCTCGGCTGGATCTCCAATTAGTTCGGTGACATCATCCTCGTCCTCCTCATCAGCCGCAATTTCGTCGACTTCCACTTTTGCTGGAgggaccacaacaacaacgtcgGCGACAACCAATGGCGACAACAACCTCCCGCACAAGTTGACCACATCCTACAGTGTCGATTCCAATTCGCGCATACCCAGTTATCGATTATCCAGTCTGGATCGGCTGGCCCAGCGTCAGCGTTTGTTTGAAACCACGACCGCCACTTCGGTCCAGCCCAACGGATTGCCCACCACCGCTCATCCTCCTTCAACTTCTTCCTCGTCCTCTTCGACTTCTTCTTTCACATCCGCCACTAATGTGGCCATTGGAGAGTCACTCGCC TTACAAAGTAAGCGTGAAATGTTCTTCAAGAGCGATACGCTGCCAGCGGGTGCTGGTTTGAGCAGCTCTGCCACGGCCTCGACAGCCAATAATGCCACGCCCGCTTCTTCAGCAACTGGTGCTCAACAGCCGGTGGGCAACATTGCTTCGCTCAAGGAGAGTTTATTGGCCAACAAGGAGAATCACACGactgcgacgacgacgacgggtgGACCGCAGACGTCATCTTCCTCGGCAACCTTGACTGGCAGCATTAGTAATAACAGCAGCCATGGCAGTGTGCCCGGTTTGGCCAGCACCGGAAGCAAG GTGGAGGCGTTGAAGCGGGAATTGACGGATGATAGTAGCAGTAGTAGCAGTAGCACCAGCAACCGGGTTATATTACGTGACCGACTGGCTGAGAAAGGTCCGGCACCCAGTCCGCCAGTCATCAATAAGACACGCGAAGTGGATTACGTCGGCTTTGCCAA tcTTCCCAACCAGGTGTACCGAAGAGCTGtcaaaaaaggatttgaatTCACCTTAATGGTTGTCGGCGAGTCGGGACTGGGCAAGTCGACGCTCATCAACTCCATGTTTTTGGCCGACATTTACTCGCCGGAATACCCTGGCCCGTCGCACCGCATCAAAAAGACGGTCCAA GTGGAACAGTGCCAAGCTCTTTTGAAAGAGAACGGAGTCAATTTGACACTGACCGTAGTCGACACGCCCGGATTCGGTGACGCGGTAGACAACAGCAACTG TTGGCAGCCGATCGTCGACTACATTGAATCCAAATATGAAGAGTACCTGAACGCCGAATCCAGGGTGCAGCGCCAACCCATGCGCGACCACCGTGTTCACGTCTGCCTGTATTTCATCCAGCCGTCGGGTCACGGTCTCAAACCGTTGGACATTGAATTTATGAAGCGACTCCACGATAAAGTCAATATCATCCCCGTCTTGGCCAAGGCCGACACCATGACGCCAGATGAGTGCACCTACTTCAAAAAACAG GTTCTCAATGAAATTGCTCAGCACAAGATCAAGATTTACGAGTTTCCAGACGTTGATGACGAGGAATTGCGCAAATCTCAACGCGCCCTGCGAGAACGAGTGCCGTTTGCCGTGGTCGGCTCCAATACAGTTGTCGAAGTGGACGGGCGGAAGATTCGTGGACGGCGTTATCCATGGGGTGTCGTCGAAG TGGAAAATATGGAACATTGCGATTTCATCGCTCTACGAAACATGTTGATCCGGACCCACATGACTGATTTGAAAGAAGTGACAAATAATGTCCACTACGAAAACTTCCGCTGTAGGAAACTGGCTGGAGTGGGAGTGACGGCCAGTGACGGAACGCTGGGCAAATCTAATCGGATCTCCAACAA GAACCCGTTGGcgcaaatggaagaagagcgaaGGGATCACGAAgccaaaatgaagaaaatggagcAAGAGATGGAACaagtttttgaaatgaaagtcAAGGAGAAGACGCAAAAGCTCAAAGACTCCGAAACAGAC tTGCAACGTCGACACGAACAGACGCTCCGTTCGCTCGAGGCCCAGAAACAAGAACTGGAGGAGAAGCGTAAAGCCTTTGAGAATGAAAAATTGGCCTGGGAGAATGCTTCCGGCTTGACGCTGGAGGAAATGCGCCGACGCAGCCTCGAAGCCAATTCTAGAGA GGGATTGACCGTTGCTGATGAGCCAAAGCGGTCCATCAGCGGGGCTGCGAATCGTTTCAAGCGTTCGCTCTCTTTGCGCACGGCCAGCAAGCCCGAAACCTACTCCCAACATCAGCCAGCCGCTAACCAAGAATGCAAACAGCAATGA
- the LOC124329213 gene encoding 39S ribosomal protein L13, mitochondrial-like, which produces MSAAKRVQQWATLSRMWYLFDAQWQDPFRSAPILALYLTGQNKPIYHPMNDCGDHVVVINSKEVALRGDEWKKRVYFHHTGYPKGASWTLAWQVHEKDPTMVMKKAVYKAMDNNLIRRTNMERLHIFPGSQIPEDIKRNISGQIRPIMPVPKRLTEYSKEDVDNFPKIFDYPNDYVVR; this is translated from the exons ATGTCTGCTGCTAAACGTGTGCAG caATGGGCGACTTTGTCTCGTATGTGGTATCTTTTTGATGCTCAGTGGCAAGATCCATTCCGCTCTGCTCCTATTTTGGCCTTATATCTTACCGGCCAAAACAAGCCTATCTATCACCCAATGA atgACTGTGGAGATCATGTTGTAGTGATCAACAGTAAAGAAGTAGCTTTGAGGGGAGATGAATGGAAGAAAAGAGTATACTTTCATCACACAGGCTATCCAAAAGGAGCATCATGGACACTAGCCTGGCAAGTGCACGAAAAAGACCCAACAATG GTTATGAAAAAAGCTGTGTACAAAGCCATGGACAACAATCTTATTCGAAGAACTAATATGGAGAGATTACACATTTTCCCAGGATCACAGATTCCAGAAGATATAAAACGTAATATTAGTGGGCAAATCAGACCAATCATGCCTGTACCCAAGAGACTGACAGAGTACAGTAAGGAAGATGTTGACAACTTTCCCAAAATATTTGATTATCCTAATGATTATGTAGTCCGATGA
- the LOC124329033 gene encoding septin-7-like isoform X5 codes for MFFKSDTLPAGAGLSSSATASTANNATPASSATGAQQPVGNIASLKESLLANKENHTTATTTTGGPQTSSSSATLTGSISNNSSHGSVPGLASTGSKVEALKRELTDDSSSSSSSTSNRVILRDRLAEKGPAPSPPVINKTREVDYVGFANLPNQVYRRAVKKGFEFTLMVVGESGLGKSTLINSMFLADIYSPEYPGPSHRIKKTVQVEQCQALLKENGVNLTLTVVDTPGFGDAVDNSNCWQPIVDYIESKYEEYLNAESRVQRQPMRDHRVHVCLYFIQPSGHGLKPLDIEFMKRLHDKVNIIPVLAKADTMTPDECTYFKKQVLNEIAQHKIKIYEFPDVDDEELRKSQRALRERVPFAVVGSNTVVEVDGRKIRGRRYPWGVVEVENMEHCDFIALRNMLIRTHMTDLKEVTNNVHYENFRCRKLAGVGVTASDGTLGKSNRISNKNPLAQMEEERRDHEAKMKKMEQEMEQVFEMKVKEKTQKLKDSETDLQRRHEQTLRSLEAQKQELEEKRKAFENEKLAWENASGLTLEEMRRRSLEANSREGLTVADEPKRSISGAANRFKRSLSLRTASKPETYSQHQPAANQECKQQ; via the exons ATGTTCTTCAAGAGCGATACGCTGCCAGCGGGTGCTGGTTTGAGCAGCTCTGCCACGGCCTCGACAGCCAATAATGCCACGCCCGCTTCTTCAGCAACTGGTGCTCAACAGCCGGTGGGCAACATTGCTTCGCTCAAGGAGAGTTTATTGGCCAACAAGGAGAATCACACGactgcgacgacgacgacgggtgGACCGCAGACGTCATCTTCCTCGGCAACCTTGACTGGCAGCATTAGTAATAACAGCAGCCATGGCAGTGTGCCCGGTTTGGCCAGCACCGGAAGCAAG GTGGAGGCGTTGAAGCGGGAATTGACGGATGATAGTAGCAGTAGTAGCAGTAGCACCAGCAACCGGGTTATATTACGTGACCGACTGGCTGAGAAAGGTCCGGCACCCAGTCCGCCAGTCATCAATAAGACACGCGAAGTGGATTACGTCGGCTTTGCCAA tcTTCCCAACCAGGTGTACCGAAGAGCTGtcaaaaaaggatttgaatTCACCTTAATGGTTGTCGGCGAGTCGGGACTGGGCAAGTCGACGCTCATCAACTCCATGTTTTTGGCCGACATTTACTCGCCGGAATACCCTGGCCCGTCGCACCGCATCAAAAAGACGGTCCAA GTGGAACAGTGCCAAGCTCTTTTGAAAGAGAACGGAGTCAATTTGACACTGACCGTAGTCGACACGCCCGGATTCGGTGACGCGGTAGACAACAGCAACTG TTGGCAGCCGATCGTCGACTACATTGAATCCAAATATGAAGAGTACCTGAACGCCGAATCCAGGGTGCAGCGCCAACCCATGCGCGACCACCGTGTTCACGTCTGCCTGTATTTCATCCAGCCGTCGGGTCACGGTCTCAAACCGTTGGACATTGAATTTATGAAGCGACTCCACGATAAAGTCAATATCATCCCCGTCTTGGCCAAGGCCGACACCATGACGCCAGATGAGTGCACCTACTTCAAAAAACAG GTTCTCAATGAAATTGCTCAGCACAAGATCAAGATTTACGAGTTTCCAGACGTTGATGACGAGGAATTGCGCAAATCTCAACGCGCCCTGCGAGAACGAGTGCCGTTTGCCGTGGTCGGCTCCAATACAGTTGTCGAAGTGGACGGGCGGAAGATTCGTGGACGGCGTTATCCATGGGGTGTCGTCGAAG TGGAAAATATGGAACATTGCGATTTCATCGCTCTACGAAACATGTTGATCCGGACCCACATGACTGATTTGAAAGAAGTGACAAATAATGTCCACTACGAAAACTTCCGCTGTAGGAAACTGGCTGGAGTGGGAGTGACGGCCAGTGACGGAACGCTGGGCAAATCTAATCGGATCTCCAACAA GAACCCGTTGGcgcaaatggaagaagagcgaaGGGATCACGAAgccaaaatgaagaaaatggagcAAGAGATGGAACaagtttttgaaatgaaagtcAAGGAGAAGACGCAAAAGCTCAAAGACTCCGAAACAGAC tTGCAACGTCGACACGAACAGACGCTCCGTTCGCTCGAGGCCCAGAAACAAGAACTGGAGGAGAAGCGTAAAGCCTTTGAGAATGAAAAATTGGCCTGGGAGAATGCTTCCGGCTTGACGCTGGAGGAAATGCGCCGACGCAGCCTCGAAGCCAATTCTAGAGA GGGATTGACCGTTGCTGATGAGCCAAAGCGGTCCATCAGCGGGGCTGCGAATCGTTTCAAGCGTTCGCTCTCTTTGCGCACGGCCAGCAAGCCCGAAACCTACTCCCAACATCAGCCAGCCGCTAACCAAGAATGCAAACAGCAATGA
- the LOC124329033 gene encoding septin-7-like isoform X2: MMSEQAAMMSSSDGVGGVVGSGAAAAAAASRRERLRRPLPNPPEPNRGSAAQSTAAAAAAAAGVRGVVASRLAAMASAGSPISSVTSSSSSSSAAISSTSTFAGGTTTTTSATTNGDNNLPHKLTTSYSVDSNSRIPSYRLSSLDRLAQRQRLFETTTATSVQPNGLPTTAHPPSTSSSSSSTSSFTSATNVAIGESLALQSKREMFFKSDTLPAGAGLSSSATASTANNATPASSATGAQQPVGNIASLKESLLANKENHTTATTTTGGPQTSSSSATLTGSISNNSSHGSVPGLASTGSKVEALKRELTDDSSSSSSSTSNRVILRDRLAEKGPAPSPPVINKTREVDYVGFANLPNQVYRRAVKKGFEFTLMVVGESGLGKSTLINSMFLADIYSPEYPGPSHRIKKTVQVEQCQALLKENGVNLTLTVVDTPGFGDAVDNSNCWQPIVDYIESKYEEYLNAESRVQRQPMRDHRVHVCLYFIQPSGHGLKPLDIEFMKRLHDKVNIIPVLAKADTMTPDECTYFKKQVLNEIAQHKIKIYEFPDVDDEELRKSQRALRERVPFAVVGSNTVVEVDGRKIRGRRYPWGVVEVENMEHCDFIALRNMLIRTHMTDLKEVTNNVHYENFRCRKLAGVGVTASDGTLGKSNRISNKNPLAQMEEERRDHEAKMKKMEQEMEQVFEMKVKEKTQKLKDSETDLQRRHEQTLRSLEAQKQELEEKRKAFENEKLAWENASGLTLEEMRRRSLEANSREQVDGKDKEKVKKKKGLF, from the exons atgatgagtgaACAAGCGGcgatgatgagtagtagtgaTGGCGTTGGTGGAGTTGTCGGTAGTGGTGCAgctgcagcggcggcggcttcGAGACGGGAACGACTGCGCCGTCCTTTGCCCAATCCGCCGGAACCGAACCGCGGTTCAGCGGCTCAGTCAACAGCGgcagctgctgccgctgcggCCGGCGTCCGCGGCGTCGTAGCCAGTCGTCTGGCGGCCATGGCCTCGGCTGGATCTCCAATTAGTTCGGTGACATCATCCTCGTCCTCCTCATCAGCCGCAATTTCGTCGACTTCCACTTTTGCTGGAgggaccacaacaacaacgtcgGCGACAACCAATGGCGACAACAACCTCCCGCACAAGTTGACCACATCCTACAGTGTCGATTCCAATTCGCGCATACCCAGTTATCGATTATCCAGTCTGGATCGGCTGGCCCAGCGTCAGCGTTTGTTTGAAACCACGACCGCCACTTCGGTCCAGCCCAACGGATTGCCCACCACCGCTCATCCTCCTTCAACTTCTTCCTCGTCCTCTTCGACTTCTTCTTTCACATCCGCCACTAATGTGGCCATTGGAGAGTCACTCGCC TTACAAAGTAAGCGTGAAATGTTCTTCAAGAGCGATACGCTGCCAGCGGGTGCTGGTTTGAGCAGCTCTGCCACGGCCTCGACAGCCAATAATGCCACGCCCGCTTCTTCAGCAACTGGTGCTCAACAGCCGGTGGGCAACATTGCTTCGCTCAAGGAGAGTTTATTGGCCAACAAGGAGAATCACACGactgcgacgacgacgacgggtgGACCGCAGACGTCATCTTCCTCGGCAACCTTGACTGGCAGCATTAGTAATAACAGCAGCCATGGCAGTGTGCCCGGTTTGGCCAGCACCGGAAGCAAG GTGGAGGCGTTGAAGCGGGAATTGACGGATGATAGTAGCAGTAGTAGCAGTAGCACCAGCAACCGGGTTATATTACGTGACCGACTGGCTGAGAAAGGTCCGGCACCCAGTCCGCCAGTCATCAATAAGACACGCGAAGTGGATTACGTCGGCTTTGCCAA tcTTCCCAACCAGGTGTACCGAAGAGCTGtcaaaaaaggatttgaatTCACCTTAATGGTTGTCGGCGAGTCGGGACTGGGCAAGTCGACGCTCATCAACTCCATGTTTTTGGCCGACATTTACTCGCCGGAATACCCTGGCCCGTCGCACCGCATCAAAAAGACGGTCCAA GTGGAACAGTGCCAAGCTCTTTTGAAAGAGAACGGAGTCAATTTGACACTGACCGTAGTCGACACGCCCGGATTCGGTGACGCGGTAGACAACAGCAACTG TTGGCAGCCGATCGTCGACTACATTGAATCCAAATATGAAGAGTACCTGAACGCCGAATCCAGGGTGCAGCGCCAACCCATGCGCGACCACCGTGTTCACGTCTGCCTGTATTTCATCCAGCCGTCGGGTCACGGTCTCAAACCGTTGGACATTGAATTTATGAAGCGACTCCACGATAAAGTCAATATCATCCCCGTCTTGGCCAAGGCCGACACCATGACGCCAGATGAGTGCACCTACTTCAAAAAACAG GTTCTCAATGAAATTGCTCAGCACAAGATCAAGATTTACGAGTTTCCAGACGTTGATGACGAGGAATTGCGCAAATCTCAACGCGCCCTGCGAGAACGAGTGCCGTTTGCCGTGGTCGGCTCCAATACAGTTGTCGAAGTGGACGGGCGGAAGATTCGTGGACGGCGTTATCCATGGGGTGTCGTCGAAG TGGAAAATATGGAACATTGCGATTTCATCGCTCTACGAAACATGTTGATCCGGACCCACATGACTGATTTGAAAGAAGTGACAAATAATGTCCACTACGAAAACTTCCGCTGTAGGAAACTGGCTGGAGTGGGAGTGACGGCCAGTGACGGAACGCTGGGCAAATCTAATCGGATCTCCAACAA GAACCCGTTGGcgcaaatggaagaagagcgaaGGGATCACGAAgccaaaatgaagaaaatggagcAAGAGATGGAACaagtttttgaaatgaaagtcAAGGAGAAGACGCAAAAGCTCAAAGACTCCGAAACAGAC tTGCAACGTCGACACGAACAGACGCTCCGTTCGCTCGAGGCCCAGAAACAAGAACTGGAGGAGAAGCGTAAAGCCTTTGAGAATGAAAAATTGGCCTGGGAGAATGCTTCCGGCTTGACGCTGGAGGAAATGCGCCGACGCAGCCTCGAAGCCAATTCTAGAGA GCAAGTAGACGGCAAGGACAAGGAGAaggtgaaaaagaagaagggactCTTCTAG